Proteins encoded together in one Deltaproteobacteria bacterium window:
- a CDS encoding PIN domain-containing protein: protein MIWIDSSFAVEWLLGSRRAEKTPFTNQPGAILPAQYAEVLVYFEKKGVGLTAVVEQLEPLELGQATREELQKGASLYLRARKKRAKVSLADAMLGAVASSRDEAILSYDGDFADLGFTEANGLWTSQKS, encoded by the coding sequence ATGATCTGGATTGATTCCAGTTTTGCCGTCGAGTGGCTCTTGGGAAGCCGCCGGGCGGAAAAAACCCCTTTTACAAACCAGCCCGGCGCCATACTCCCTGCCCAATATGCGGAAGTTCTCGTCTATTTCGAAAAAAAAGGGGTTGGGCTGACTGCGGTTGTGGAACAGCTTGAGCCGCTGGAACTGGGGCAGGCCACCCGCGAAGAATTGCAAAAAGGGGCTTCCCTCTACCTTCGTGCCAGAAAAAAAAGGGCAAAGGTGTCGCTGGCCGATGCCATGCTGGGGGCCGTGGCGTCAAGCCGTGACGAAGCAATCTTGTCTTACGACGGCGATTTTGCCGACCTTGGTTTTACCGAAGCAAACGGACTCTGGACTTCACAAAAATCCTAA